Below is a genomic region from Vibrio nitrifigilis.
GCGAGGTAAAGAGTGTCAGCTCTAGGTTATTGAGTTGGCTAACGGCGCTTAATTGCTGCAAAATCACCTCAAAATCGAGTTGACCATAATGAGATTGGTTGACCTGTTGAGCCACGTTGTACAAGAACGTGAGCATCTGATTGCTCTGGCTGAGCGCTTGGGTCTTTTCAGCAATGCGCTGTTCAAGATCTTGATGAATCGACTGCATGCTTTGATTGGCTTTGTTGATGGTTTTGGCCAAAAGACCAAGCTCATCATCGCGATGCACCAAACAGCGTTGGCTCCAATCACCTTGTGACGAGCTTTCCGCCACGTCGGTTAGCTCGCGCAGAGGGCGCGCGATGTATTTGTGAATCGAATAAATCGAGAGAAGAATAAGACCCAATGTGATAGTAAGTGTAATGGTCTGAATGATTTTTAACTCTTGCAGGCGCTCTTCCAACACCTTTTGATAGCCGTAAACCAGACGGTCAATGGATTGCACAAAGCTTTCGAGTTTGGGCAAAAACGGCCCTAGTTGAAATTGAGCGTTGGCGTTCGCCAGTGTTGGCTTAATCTCTTGATTCCACGTGTGTGCGACTTGGTCGTATTCGTCTTTAATGGTTACCTGATGAAAGCGAATAAAATCCTTTTTTAACACAGGGTCGTTAAACAGGGTTTCAAACTGTTGAATCAGTTGCTGTACTTTGTGGCGATTCTCTGGGGAATCTTCGCTTTGCAGTAGCGTCACCTGAGTGGTGATACGGTAACTCATCATGCGCAGAGAGCCAGAAAGGTTGATGGTTTTGCCGTCGTACTCGCTGATTTGCGACATATACATCGATGAGAAAATACTGACGAACGCCATCAAGATCAAACTGACCATGATCGCGGTGATCTTCATGACAATCGAGCGGCTAAGTTTGGGCAATCTAACGTCCTTTTTCTTTTAACACATCCATTTTCTCGCTGCTTTTTTCACTCTTTTCCTTTGGACTTTCTCACCGTTACGCACAGCGAGAACCTAGTGATTCAGCAAAAGCAGCGCCTCTACAATAGCGACAAACAGTGCTGCAAGGGAAATCATTTTCCAAAATAGCACGGGATGGCGAGTCATTAGCGGTCGATTGCTTGGACTATTGATGAGTGCGGTATTGGGTATACTCAAGTCGGTAACAAAATCGCCTAATGCTTGATAGCGCTGCTGAGGTGACTCTTCAGTTGCTTTACGAAAGGCCAAATCGACCCAAAGCGGAATGTCGGCGCGATGAGTTTGTAGCGACTGATAATGCCATTTGGTATGACGGGCACTTTGAATCGCTTGTGAGGTATTTTCTTTAAAGGGCAAGTAGCCGCTCAGCATCTCATAACCAATAACGGCAATGGAGAACAGATCCGATAAGGTGGTGGCGCGCCCTGTATTGATGTATTCCGGCGCAATGTAGTTCACCGTGCCAAGTGGGAACGGGTCATCTTGTTGTGCTTGTGCCTCTTTGAGTCCCTTTACGTCGACAGTACCAAAATCGATCAATTTCACTGTCCCTTCTGGCGTAATCATGATGTTCTCGGGTTTGAGATCGCAATGAACCATATCAGCACGCTGCAACACTCGTACTGCTCGCACCAATTCGGTGAGCAGTGTCCGAACCTCATTGAGAGAAGGATTGGGATGATCAAACATCCATTGGCGTAATGTAGCTCCGGGAATCCACTCACTGATTTGATAGAGAAACGGCGTTTCTGCTGGGGGCGCGTACATTTTCATTATGCGTGGGTTATTGAGTTGTGAGGCAATCCAATATTCGTTAGCGAATCGGCGTAAAGTTGGCAGATCATCGCTGGCATTGACTGATGGCGCTTTAAGTACTCGCTGCTCTCTTATGTGTGTATCTTCCACCAGATAGACGTGACTACGCGAGCCATCGTGCAAGGTGCGCAGCACTTTAAAGTGGTCGAGGCTCATTCCGGCTTTGAGTACCGGAGGAATGCGGCGGCTGATAAGTTGCTGTTCCAGTTCTGGTAAGCTCTTTTCTGGCAACGCCATGATATCGAAAATGACACAAGTGCAGTTATCTTGACTGCCATTGTCGATGGCGAGTTGGCAAAGCTTAGCACTCAGCGCTTCGGCACTGTCTTGCTGCGCTAACACTGCGCTTATTTGCTCAGGGGAGAGTGTTTGGTGGACACCATCGGTGGTAAGCAAAAAACGATCATGTCGGTTCACTTCTAGCGTTTGATAGTCCACATCGGCGTTCTCATCCATGCCGAGTGCTCGGGTGAGGTGGCCCGTTCCTTTGGCGGTCATGCGTTGATGGTCGCGGGTCAATTGGGTGAGC
It encodes:
- a CDS encoding bifunctional protein-serine/threonine kinase/phosphatase, which encodes MDKSLQRVTFGGTSLTGVRAENQDAFIVKHPQRQDELTFKGTVVCIADGVSCSDQGQQASHTVTTQFVQDYYATPHSWSVSHSVTSLLSQLNQWLYTQGQDALRHNGMVTTFSSLILKSNTAHLIHIGDSRIYRYRRHKLTQLTRDHQRMTAKGTGHLTRALGMDENADVDYQTLEVNRHDRFLLTTDGVHQTLSPEQISAVLAQQDSAEALSAKLCQLAIDNGSQDNCTCVIFDIMALPEKSLPELEQQLISRRIPPVLKAGMSLDHFKVLRTLHDGSRSHVYLVEDTHIREQRVLKAPSVNASDDLPTLRRFANEYWIASQLNNPRIMKMYAPPAETPFLYQISEWIPGATLRQWMFDHPNPSLNEVRTLLTELVRAVRVLQRADMVHCDLKPENIMITPEGTVKLIDFGTVDVKGLKEAQAQQDDPFPLGTVNYIAPEYINTGRATTLSDLFSIAVIGYEMLSGYLPFKENTSQAIQSARHTKWHYQSLQTHRADIPLWVDLAFRKATEESPQQRYQALGDFVTDLSIPNTALINSPSNRPLMTRHPVLFWKMISLAALFVAIVEALLLLNH
- a CDS encoding type IV pili methyl-accepting chemotaxis transducer N-terminal domain-containing protein; translation: MPKLSRSIVMKITAIMVSLILMAFVSIFSSMYMSQISEYDGKTINLSGSLRMMSYRITTQVTLLQSEDSPENRHKVQQLIQQFETLFNDPVLKKDFIRFHQVTIKDEYDQVAHTWNQEIKPTLANANAQFQLGPFLPKLESFVQSIDRLVYGYQKVLEERLQELKIIQTITLTITLGLILLSIYSIHKYIARPLRELTDVAESSSQGDWSQRCLVHRDDELGLLAKTINKANQSMQSIHQDLEQRIAEKTQALSQSNQMLTFLYNVAQQVNQSHYGQLDFEVILQQLSAVSQLNNLELTLFTSQPELPYHQVLIGSELGNSASNQTVHFPIERNDNHYGDIRVFTQSPMANWQRDLVESLVDQLGIALSFSNQLNQERRIALLSERNIIARELHDSLAQSLSYLKFQVACIEKGIEKEPVSERVTTPVYELKEGVVSAYRQLRELLTTFRLQIDSGGLQAALSDTVQTLAKHSAMQIQLHYDCRHVPFEPNEEIHLLQITKEAVQNAVKHSQGSHITISLTENEEKNVVLLVQDDGIGFTQTERVLNHYGTEIMQERCHSLKGTLAINTLPDGGTEVSLVFTPNYLNNNKELG